One segment of Mus caroli chromosome 6, CAROLI_EIJ_v1.1, whole genome shotgun sequence DNA contains the following:
- the Ccdc142 gene encoding coiled-coil domain-containing protein 142 isoform X2, translating into MARASRSSGPLPPLANVPSSWAQPVGAGEERGEGRRGGLGLLAAVSVPCPDSSRQPWAPASPSGPMPFALQRLRATLLRLHREREQLLRARDCARHLQAVVRLLRSGSSAGSLSLQQLHGDLQLCPSRGAALRLGFPGPRDTLLLARPVGLAAQHLEAAIEMQLRSLGRTPASLGLTSQLAELLLALPFYHTLQGHSLSFVPGAARPFPAALVLQLLAAERGCQVADKLAEARGGSGLQEQLRRQCEQERELLPGLLGLVGGVASTDSSGLRLGGPGALWSQYWTLLWAACAKCLDLRVGPWEDPRAVAQELSQALCQATLPQECEKELLSLCHSLFHQSVICSWDQGFCQALGSALGGQSSPASLSPTSELLQRLFPPLLDSLRQPKPELRLCPPAGLTPVALGLCTLQTTLLWFVGRAQQHLAAWDPGSFLRLLQKDLPPLLSEVEALSSLASEAALTLEVEQQLGLEIHKLTAKMQLLPKESLGLFVQECHKQATQGFKLHMPRGRYWRLRLCPEPPSDPSEYARIVVYSVLEPVLQGLRGLPPEAQAPALGQALTATLGAWLDHILTHGIRFSLQGALQLKQDFGVVREVLEQEQWGLSQELRQTLLSLSIFQQLDGALLCLLQQPLPKNPVHRRPPRCCFCNEVQTTELPTSSLNSLENLAPPLRLGVSPAQNTHLLSTLGGGGRGGGGGGGPSPEAYLAGNQQAWLALRLHQHPRWHLPFLSCLRKSPEP; encoded by the exons ATGGCACGGGCGTCCCGCTCTAGTGGCCCTCTGCCTCCACTCGCTAACGTACCCTCATCGTGGGCGCAGCCCGTGGGCGCTGGGGAGGAGCGGGGCGAGGGGAGGCGCGGAGGGCTAGGGCTACTGGCTGCGGTGAGCGTCCCGTGCCCGGACTCCAGCAGACAGCCGTGGGCTCCCGCGTCTCCAAGCGGCCCGATGCCCTTCGCTCTTCAGCGGCTCCGGGCCACATTGCTTCGTCTGCACCGCGAGCGAGAGCAGCTCCTGCGGGCCCGGGACTGCGCCCGCCACTTGCAGGCGGTCGTGCGGCTGCTCCGCTCCGGCTCCTCGGCCGGTTCCCTCTCCCTGCAGCAGTTGCACGGCGATTTACAGCTGTGCCCTTCTCGTGGGGCGGCTCTGCGCCTCGGCTTCCCGGGCCCCAGGGACACGCTTCTCCTGGCTCGCCCTGTCGGACTAGCtgcccagcacttggaggctgcCATCGAGATGCAGCTTCGTTCACTGGGCCGGACACCCGCTAGCCTGGGCCTGACGTCCCAGCTAGCCGAACTGTTGCTGGCCCTTCCCTTCTACCACACTCTGCAGGGACATTCCCTGAGCTTCGTCCCCGGGGCCGCGCGCCCGTTCCCCGCGGCCCTTGTGCTCCAGCTCCTGGCTGCAGAGCGGGGTTGTCAGGTGGCAGATAAGCTGGCTGAAGCCCGTGGCGGATCGGGCTTGCAGGAGCAGCTCCGTCGGCAGTGCGAGCAAGAGCGAGAGCTGCTGCCCGGGCTGCTGGGCCTGGTAGGGGGCGTGGCTAGCACCGACAGCAGCGGACTGAGGCTTGGGGGACCTGGAGCCCTGTGGAGCCAGTATTGGACCTTGCTGTGGGCAGCCTGTGCTAAGTGTTTGGACCTACGCGTGGGACCCTGGGAGGACCCTAGAGCAGTGGCACAAGAGCTGAGTCAGGCACTGTGTCAAG CAACCCTGCCTCAGGAGTGTGAGAAGGAGCTGTTGTCTCTGTGTCACAGCCTGTTTCACCAGTCTGTCATCTGCAGCTGGGACCAAG GGTTCTGCCAGGCCTTGGGATCAGCCCTGGGTGGTCAGAGCAGCCCTGCGTCACTGTCTCCTACCTCTGAGCTGCTGCAGCGGCTTTTTCCTCCCCTCTTGGATAGCCTTCGACAGCCCAAGCCAGAACTTAGGCTGTGTCCACCTGCAG GTCTTACGCCTGTCGCTCTGGGGCTCTGTACCCTGCAGACCACCTTGCTCTGGTTTGTGGGCAGAGCTCAGCAGCACCTGGCAGCGTGGGACCCCGGTTCCTTCTTGCGCCTGCTCCAGAAGGACCTGCCT CCTCTTCTGTCTGAGGTGGAGGCGCTGTCCAGCCTGGCCTCCGAGGCAGCGCTCACTCTGGAGGTGGAGCAGCAGCTGGGCCTAGAGATCCACAAGTTGACTGCAAAGATGCAG CTCCTGCCCAAAGAGTCACTGGGTCTGTTTGTCCAAGAATGCCATAAACAAGCCACACAAGGCTTCAAGCTCCACATGCCAAGGGGTCGATACTGGAGACTTCGATTGTGTCctg AACCTCCCAGTGACCCTAGTGAGTACGCTCGGATAGTGGTCTACTCTGTGTTGGAGCCTGTGTTGCAAGGACTCCGGGGATTGCCACCTGAAGCCCAAGCCCCTGCCCTCGGCCAGGCACTGACAGCCACACTGGGCGCCTGGCTTGACCACATCCTCACCCATGGGATCCGGTTCAG CCTGCAGGGGGCGCTGCAGCTCAAGCAAGACTTCGGAGTGGTCAGGGAGGTTCTGGAACAGGAGCAGTGGGGCCTGTCGCAGGAGCTTCGCCAGACTCTGCTCTCACTCAGCATCTTCCAGCAGCTAGATGGGGCCCTGCTGTGTCTCCTGCAACAACCCCTGCCCAAGAATCCAGTCCACAGAAGACCTCCCCGTTGCT gtTTCTGTAATGAGGTCCAGACCACTGAACTGCCCACCAGCAGCCTCAACAGCCTGGAAAACTTGGCACCCCCTCTTCGTCTTGGAGTCTCCCCTGCCCAGAACACTCACCTGCTAAGCACCCTGGGGGGAGGAGGacgagggggaggaggagggggaggacctAGTCCTGAGGCTTACCTGGCGGGAAACCAGCAAGCCTGGCTTGCCCTGAGGCTGCACCAACACCCGCGTTGGcacctgccttttctttcttgcctGAGGAAAAGTCCTGAACCCTAA
- the Ccdc142 gene encoding coiled-coil domain-containing protein 142 isoform X5 — protein MARASRSSGPLPPLANVPSSWAQPVGAGEERGEGRRGGLGLLAAVSVPCPDSSRQPWAPASPSGPMPFALQRLRATLLRLHREREQLLRARDCARHLQAVVRLLRSGSSAGSLSLQQLHGDLQLCPSRGAALRLGFPGPRDTLLLARPVGLAAQHLEAAIEMQLRSLGRTPASLGLTSQLAELLLALPFYHTLQGHSLSFVPGAARPFPAALVLQLLAAERGCQVADKLAEARGGSGLQEQLRRQCEQERELLPGLLGLVGGVASTDSSGLRLGGPGALWSQYWTLLWAACAKCLDLRVGPWEDPRAVAQELSQALCQGFSPHWPGTPASASCLLRATVPDLSGVGRSCHQGGFVSRLPSFLPSATLPQECEKELLSLCHSLFHQSVICSWDQGFCQALGSALGGQSSPASLSPTSELLQRLFPPLLDSLRQPKPELRLCPPAGLTPVALGLCTLQTTLLWFVGRAQQHLAAWDPGSFLRLLQKDLPPLLSEVEALSSLASEAALTLEVEQQLGLEIHKLTAKMQLLPKESLGLFVQECHKQATQGFKLHMPRGRYWRLRLCPEPPSDPSEYARIVVYSVLEPVLQGLRGLPPEAQAPALGQALTATLGAWLDHILTHGIRFS, from the exons ATGGCACGGGCGTCCCGCTCTAGTGGCCCTCTGCCTCCACTCGCTAACGTACCCTCATCGTGGGCGCAGCCCGTGGGCGCTGGGGAGGAGCGGGGCGAGGGGAGGCGCGGAGGGCTAGGGCTACTGGCTGCGGTGAGCGTCCCGTGCCCGGACTCCAGCAGACAGCCGTGGGCTCCCGCGTCTCCAAGCGGCCCGATGCCCTTCGCTCTTCAGCGGCTCCGGGCCACATTGCTTCGTCTGCACCGCGAGCGAGAGCAGCTCCTGCGGGCCCGGGACTGCGCCCGCCACTTGCAGGCGGTCGTGCGGCTGCTCCGCTCCGGCTCCTCGGCCGGTTCCCTCTCCCTGCAGCAGTTGCACGGCGATTTACAGCTGTGCCCTTCTCGTGGGGCGGCTCTGCGCCTCGGCTTCCCGGGCCCCAGGGACACGCTTCTCCTGGCTCGCCCTGTCGGACTAGCtgcccagcacttggaggctgcCATCGAGATGCAGCTTCGTTCACTGGGCCGGACACCCGCTAGCCTGGGCCTGACGTCCCAGCTAGCCGAACTGTTGCTGGCCCTTCCCTTCTACCACACTCTGCAGGGACATTCCCTGAGCTTCGTCCCCGGGGCCGCGCGCCCGTTCCCCGCGGCCCTTGTGCTCCAGCTCCTGGCTGCAGAGCGGGGTTGTCAGGTGGCAGATAAGCTGGCTGAAGCCCGTGGCGGATCGGGCTTGCAGGAGCAGCTCCGTCGGCAGTGCGAGCAAGAGCGAGAGCTGCTGCCCGGGCTGCTGGGCCTGGTAGGGGGCGTGGCTAGCACCGACAGCAGCGGACTGAGGCTTGGGGGACCTGGAGCCCTGTGGAGCCAGTATTGGACCTTGCTGTGGGCAGCCTGTGCTAAGTGTTTGGACCTACGCGTGGGACCCTGGGAGGACCCTAGAGCAGTGGCACAAGAGCTGAGTCAGGCACTGTGTCAAG GTTTTAGTCCACACTGGCCTGGAACGccggcctcagcctcctgcctcctgagagccACCGTGCCTGACTTGAGTGGAGTCGGCAGGAGCTGCCACCAGGGAGGTTTTGTTTCCAGgcttccttcatttctcccaTCAGCAACCCTGCCTCAGGAGTGTGAGAAGGAGCTGTTGTCTCTGTGTCACAGCCTGTTTCACCAGTCTGTCATCTGCAGCTGGGACCAAG GGTTCTGCCAGGCCTTGGGATCAGCCCTGGGTGGTCAGAGCAGCCCTGCGTCACTGTCTCCTACCTCTGAGCTGCTGCAGCGGCTTTTTCCTCCCCTCTTGGATAGCCTTCGACAGCCCAAGCCAGAACTTAGGCTGTGTCCACCTGCAG GTCTTACGCCTGTCGCTCTGGGGCTCTGTACCCTGCAGACCACCTTGCTCTGGTTTGTGGGCAGAGCTCAGCAGCACCTGGCAGCGTGGGACCCCGGTTCCTTCTTGCGCCTGCTCCAGAAGGACCTGCCT CCTCTTCTGTCTGAGGTGGAGGCGCTGTCCAGCCTGGCCTCCGAGGCAGCGCTCACTCTGGAGGTGGAGCAGCAGCTGGGCCTAGAGATCCACAAGTTGACTGCAAAGATGCAG CTCCTGCCCAAAGAGTCACTGGGTCTGTTTGTCCAAGAATGCCATAAACAAGCCACACAAGGCTTCAAGCTCCACATGCCAAGGGGTCGATACTGGAGACTTCGATTGTGTCctg AACCTCCCAGTGACCCTAGTGAGTACGCTCGGATAGTGGTCTACTCTGTGTTGGAGCCTGTGTTGCAAGGACTCCGGGGATTGCCACCTGAAGCCCAAGCCCCTGCCCTCGGCCAGGCACTGACAGCCACACTGGGCGCCTGGCTTGACCACATCCTCACCCATGGGATCCGGTTCAG CTAG
- the Ccdc142 gene encoding coiled-coil domain-containing protein 142 isoform X4 gives MARASRSSGPLPPLANVPSSWAQPVGAGEERGEGRRGGLGLLAAVSVPCPDSSRQPWAPASPSGPMPFALQRLRATLLRLHREREQLLRARDCARHLQAVVRLLRSGSSAGSLSLQQLHGDLQLCPSRGAALRLGFPGPRDTLLLARPVGLAAQHLEAAIEMQLRSLGRTPASLGLTSQLAELLLALPFYHTLQGHSLSFVPGAARPFPAALVLQLLAAERGCQVADKLAEARGGSGLQEQLRRQCEQERELLPGLLGLVGGVASTDSSGLRLGGPGALWSQYWTLLWAACAKCLDLRVGPWEDPRAVAQELSQALCQGFSPHWPGTPASASCLLRATVPDLSGVGRSCHQGGFVSRLPSFLPSATLPQECEKELLSLCHSLFHQSVICSWDQGFCQALGSALGGQSSPASLSPTSELLQRLFPPLLDSLRQPKPELRLCPPAGLTPVALGLCTLQTTLLWFVGRAQQHLAAWDPGSFLRLLQKDLPPLLSEVEALSSLASEAALTLEVEQQLGLEIHKLTAKMQLLPKESLGLFVQECHKQATQGFKLHMPRGRYWRLRLCPEPPSDPSEYARIVVYSVLEPVLQGLRGLPPEAQAPALGQALTATLGAWLDHILTHGIRFSS, from the exons ATGGCACGGGCGTCCCGCTCTAGTGGCCCTCTGCCTCCACTCGCTAACGTACCCTCATCGTGGGCGCAGCCCGTGGGCGCTGGGGAGGAGCGGGGCGAGGGGAGGCGCGGAGGGCTAGGGCTACTGGCTGCGGTGAGCGTCCCGTGCCCGGACTCCAGCAGACAGCCGTGGGCTCCCGCGTCTCCAAGCGGCCCGATGCCCTTCGCTCTTCAGCGGCTCCGGGCCACATTGCTTCGTCTGCACCGCGAGCGAGAGCAGCTCCTGCGGGCCCGGGACTGCGCCCGCCACTTGCAGGCGGTCGTGCGGCTGCTCCGCTCCGGCTCCTCGGCCGGTTCCCTCTCCCTGCAGCAGTTGCACGGCGATTTACAGCTGTGCCCTTCTCGTGGGGCGGCTCTGCGCCTCGGCTTCCCGGGCCCCAGGGACACGCTTCTCCTGGCTCGCCCTGTCGGACTAGCtgcccagcacttggaggctgcCATCGAGATGCAGCTTCGTTCACTGGGCCGGACACCCGCTAGCCTGGGCCTGACGTCCCAGCTAGCCGAACTGTTGCTGGCCCTTCCCTTCTACCACACTCTGCAGGGACATTCCCTGAGCTTCGTCCCCGGGGCCGCGCGCCCGTTCCCCGCGGCCCTTGTGCTCCAGCTCCTGGCTGCAGAGCGGGGTTGTCAGGTGGCAGATAAGCTGGCTGAAGCCCGTGGCGGATCGGGCTTGCAGGAGCAGCTCCGTCGGCAGTGCGAGCAAGAGCGAGAGCTGCTGCCCGGGCTGCTGGGCCTGGTAGGGGGCGTGGCTAGCACCGACAGCAGCGGACTGAGGCTTGGGGGACCTGGAGCCCTGTGGAGCCAGTATTGGACCTTGCTGTGGGCAGCCTGTGCTAAGTGTTTGGACCTACGCGTGGGACCCTGGGAGGACCCTAGAGCAGTGGCACAAGAGCTGAGTCAGGCACTGTGTCAAG GTTTTAGTCCACACTGGCCTGGAACGccggcctcagcctcctgcctcctgagagccACCGTGCCTGACTTGAGTGGAGTCGGCAGGAGCTGCCACCAGGGAGGTTTTGTTTCCAGgcttccttcatttctcccaTCAGCAACCCTGCCTCAGGAGTGTGAGAAGGAGCTGTTGTCTCTGTGTCACAGCCTGTTTCACCAGTCTGTCATCTGCAGCTGGGACCAAG GGTTCTGCCAGGCCTTGGGATCAGCCCTGGGTGGTCAGAGCAGCCCTGCGTCACTGTCTCCTACCTCTGAGCTGCTGCAGCGGCTTTTTCCTCCCCTCTTGGATAGCCTTCGACAGCCCAAGCCAGAACTTAGGCTGTGTCCACCTGCAG GTCTTACGCCTGTCGCTCTGGGGCTCTGTACCCTGCAGACCACCTTGCTCTGGTTTGTGGGCAGAGCTCAGCAGCACCTGGCAGCGTGGGACCCCGGTTCCTTCTTGCGCCTGCTCCAGAAGGACCTGCCT CCTCTTCTGTCTGAGGTGGAGGCGCTGTCCAGCCTGGCCTCCGAGGCAGCGCTCACTCTGGAGGTGGAGCAGCAGCTGGGCCTAGAGATCCACAAGTTGACTGCAAAGATGCAG CTCCTGCCCAAAGAGTCACTGGGTCTGTTTGTCCAAGAATGCCATAAACAAGCCACACAAGGCTTCAAGCTCCACATGCCAAGGGGTCGATACTGGAGACTTCGATTGTGTCctg AACCTCCCAGTGACCCTAGTGAGTACGCTCGGATAGTGGTCTACTCTGTGTTGGAGCCTGTGTTGCAAGGACTCCGGGGATTGCCACCTGAAGCCCAAGCCCCTGCCCTCGGCCAGGCACTGACAGCCACACTGGGCGCCTGGCTTGACCACATCCTCACCCATGGGATCCGGTTCAG CAGCTAG
- the Ccdc142 gene encoding coiled-coil domain-containing protein 142 isoform X1, translating into MARASRSSGPLPPLANVPSSWAQPVGAGEERGEGRRGGLGLLAAVSVPCPDSSRQPWAPASPSGPMPFALQRLRATLLRLHREREQLLRARDCARHLQAVVRLLRSGSSAGSLSLQQLHGDLQLCPSRGAALRLGFPGPRDTLLLARPVGLAAQHLEAAIEMQLRSLGRTPASLGLTSQLAELLLALPFYHTLQGHSLSFVPGAARPFPAALVLQLLAAERGCQVADKLAEARGGSGLQEQLRRQCEQERELLPGLLGLVGGVASTDSSGLRLGGPGALWSQYWTLLWAACAKCLDLRVGPWEDPRAVAQELSQALCQGFSPHWPGTPASASCLLRATVPDLSGVGRSCHQGGFVSRLPSFLPSATLPQECEKELLSLCHSLFHQSVICSWDQGFCQALGSALGGQSSPASLSPTSELLQRLFPPLLDSLRQPKPELRLCPPAGLTPVALGLCTLQTTLLWFVGRAQQHLAAWDPGSFLRLLQKDLPPLLSEVEALSSLASEAALTLEVEQQLGLEIHKLTAKMQLLPKESLGLFVQECHKQATQGFKLHMPRGRYWRLRLCPEPPSDPSEYARIVVYSVLEPVLQGLRGLPPEAQAPALGQALTATLGAWLDHILTHGIRFSLQGALQLKQDFGVVREVLEQEQWGLSQELRQTLLSLSIFQQLDGALLCLLQQPLPKNPVHRRPPRCCFCNEVQTTELPTSSLNSLENLAPPLRLGVSPAQNTHLLSTLGGGGRGGGGGGGPSPEAYLAGNQQAWLALRLHQHPRWHLPFLSCLRKSPEP; encoded by the exons ATGGCACGGGCGTCCCGCTCTAGTGGCCCTCTGCCTCCACTCGCTAACGTACCCTCATCGTGGGCGCAGCCCGTGGGCGCTGGGGAGGAGCGGGGCGAGGGGAGGCGCGGAGGGCTAGGGCTACTGGCTGCGGTGAGCGTCCCGTGCCCGGACTCCAGCAGACAGCCGTGGGCTCCCGCGTCTCCAAGCGGCCCGATGCCCTTCGCTCTTCAGCGGCTCCGGGCCACATTGCTTCGTCTGCACCGCGAGCGAGAGCAGCTCCTGCGGGCCCGGGACTGCGCCCGCCACTTGCAGGCGGTCGTGCGGCTGCTCCGCTCCGGCTCCTCGGCCGGTTCCCTCTCCCTGCAGCAGTTGCACGGCGATTTACAGCTGTGCCCTTCTCGTGGGGCGGCTCTGCGCCTCGGCTTCCCGGGCCCCAGGGACACGCTTCTCCTGGCTCGCCCTGTCGGACTAGCtgcccagcacttggaggctgcCATCGAGATGCAGCTTCGTTCACTGGGCCGGACACCCGCTAGCCTGGGCCTGACGTCCCAGCTAGCCGAACTGTTGCTGGCCCTTCCCTTCTACCACACTCTGCAGGGACATTCCCTGAGCTTCGTCCCCGGGGCCGCGCGCCCGTTCCCCGCGGCCCTTGTGCTCCAGCTCCTGGCTGCAGAGCGGGGTTGTCAGGTGGCAGATAAGCTGGCTGAAGCCCGTGGCGGATCGGGCTTGCAGGAGCAGCTCCGTCGGCAGTGCGAGCAAGAGCGAGAGCTGCTGCCCGGGCTGCTGGGCCTGGTAGGGGGCGTGGCTAGCACCGACAGCAGCGGACTGAGGCTTGGGGGACCTGGAGCCCTGTGGAGCCAGTATTGGACCTTGCTGTGGGCAGCCTGTGCTAAGTGTTTGGACCTACGCGTGGGACCCTGGGAGGACCCTAGAGCAGTGGCACAAGAGCTGAGTCAGGCACTGTGTCAAG GTTTTAGTCCACACTGGCCTGGAACGccggcctcagcctcctgcctcctgagagccACCGTGCCTGACTTGAGTGGAGTCGGCAGGAGCTGCCACCAGGGAGGTTTTGTTTCCAGgcttccttcatttctcccaTCAGCAACCCTGCCTCAGGAGTGTGAGAAGGAGCTGTTGTCTCTGTGTCACAGCCTGTTTCACCAGTCTGTCATCTGCAGCTGGGACCAAG GGTTCTGCCAGGCCTTGGGATCAGCCCTGGGTGGTCAGAGCAGCCCTGCGTCACTGTCTCCTACCTCTGAGCTGCTGCAGCGGCTTTTTCCTCCCCTCTTGGATAGCCTTCGACAGCCCAAGCCAGAACTTAGGCTGTGTCCACCTGCAG GTCTTACGCCTGTCGCTCTGGGGCTCTGTACCCTGCAGACCACCTTGCTCTGGTTTGTGGGCAGAGCTCAGCAGCACCTGGCAGCGTGGGACCCCGGTTCCTTCTTGCGCCTGCTCCAGAAGGACCTGCCT CCTCTTCTGTCTGAGGTGGAGGCGCTGTCCAGCCTGGCCTCCGAGGCAGCGCTCACTCTGGAGGTGGAGCAGCAGCTGGGCCTAGAGATCCACAAGTTGACTGCAAAGATGCAG CTCCTGCCCAAAGAGTCACTGGGTCTGTTTGTCCAAGAATGCCATAAACAAGCCACACAAGGCTTCAAGCTCCACATGCCAAGGGGTCGATACTGGAGACTTCGATTGTGTCctg AACCTCCCAGTGACCCTAGTGAGTACGCTCGGATAGTGGTCTACTCTGTGTTGGAGCCTGTGTTGCAAGGACTCCGGGGATTGCCACCTGAAGCCCAAGCCCCTGCCCTCGGCCAGGCACTGACAGCCACACTGGGCGCCTGGCTTGACCACATCCTCACCCATGGGATCCGGTTCAG CCTGCAGGGGGCGCTGCAGCTCAAGCAAGACTTCGGAGTGGTCAGGGAGGTTCTGGAACAGGAGCAGTGGGGCCTGTCGCAGGAGCTTCGCCAGACTCTGCTCTCACTCAGCATCTTCCAGCAGCTAGATGGGGCCCTGCTGTGTCTCCTGCAACAACCCCTGCCCAAGAATCCAGTCCACAGAAGACCTCCCCGTTGCT gtTTCTGTAATGAGGTCCAGACCACTGAACTGCCCACCAGCAGCCTCAACAGCCTGGAAAACTTGGCACCCCCTCTTCGTCTTGGAGTCTCCCCTGCCCAGAACACTCACCTGCTAAGCACCCTGGGGGGAGGAGGacgagggggaggaggagggggaggacctAGTCCTGAGGCTTACCTGGCGGGAAACCAGCAAGCCTGGCTTGCCCTGAGGCTGCACCAACACCCGCGTTGGcacctgccttttctttcttgcctGAGGAAAAGTCCTGAACCCTAA
- the Ccdc142 gene encoding coiled-coil domain-containing protein 142 isoform X3, which yields MARASRSSGPLPPLANVPSSWAQPVGAGEERGEGRRGGLGLLAAVSVPCPDSSRQPWAPASPSGPMPFALQRLRATLLRLHREREQLLRARDCARHLQAVVRLLRSGSSAGSLSLQQLHGDLQLCPSRGAALRLGFPGPRDTLLLARPVGLAAQHLEAAIEMQLRSLGRTPASLGLTSQLAELLLALPFYHTLQGHSLSFVPGAARPFPAALVLQLLAAERGCQVADKLAEARGGSGLQEQLRRQCEQERELLPGLLGLVGGVASTDSSGLRLGGPGALWSQYWTLLWAACAKCLDLRVGPWEDPRAVAQELSQALCQGFSPHWPGTPASASCLLRATVPDLSGVGRSCHQGGFVSRLPSFLPSATLPQECEKELLSLCHSLFHQSVICSWDQGLTPVALGLCTLQTTLLWFVGRAQQHLAAWDPGSFLRLLQKDLPPLLSEVEALSSLASEAALTLEVEQQLGLEIHKLTAKMQLLPKESLGLFVQECHKQATQGFKLHMPRGRYWRLRLCPEPPSDPSEYARIVVYSVLEPVLQGLRGLPPEAQAPALGQALTATLGAWLDHILTHGIRFSLQGALQLKQDFGVVREVLEQEQWGLSQELRQTLLSLSIFQQLDGALLCLLQQPLPKNPVHRRPPRCCFCNEVQTTELPTSSLNSLENLAPPLRLGVSPAQNTHLLSTLGGGGRGGGGGGGPSPEAYLAGNQQAWLALRLHQHPRWHLPFLSCLRKSPEP from the exons ATGGCACGGGCGTCCCGCTCTAGTGGCCCTCTGCCTCCACTCGCTAACGTACCCTCATCGTGGGCGCAGCCCGTGGGCGCTGGGGAGGAGCGGGGCGAGGGGAGGCGCGGAGGGCTAGGGCTACTGGCTGCGGTGAGCGTCCCGTGCCCGGACTCCAGCAGACAGCCGTGGGCTCCCGCGTCTCCAAGCGGCCCGATGCCCTTCGCTCTTCAGCGGCTCCGGGCCACATTGCTTCGTCTGCACCGCGAGCGAGAGCAGCTCCTGCGGGCCCGGGACTGCGCCCGCCACTTGCAGGCGGTCGTGCGGCTGCTCCGCTCCGGCTCCTCGGCCGGTTCCCTCTCCCTGCAGCAGTTGCACGGCGATTTACAGCTGTGCCCTTCTCGTGGGGCGGCTCTGCGCCTCGGCTTCCCGGGCCCCAGGGACACGCTTCTCCTGGCTCGCCCTGTCGGACTAGCtgcccagcacttggaggctgcCATCGAGATGCAGCTTCGTTCACTGGGCCGGACACCCGCTAGCCTGGGCCTGACGTCCCAGCTAGCCGAACTGTTGCTGGCCCTTCCCTTCTACCACACTCTGCAGGGACATTCCCTGAGCTTCGTCCCCGGGGCCGCGCGCCCGTTCCCCGCGGCCCTTGTGCTCCAGCTCCTGGCTGCAGAGCGGGGTTGTCAGGTGGCAGATAAGCTGGCTGAAGCCCGTGGCGGATCGGGCTTGCAGGAGCAGCTCCGTCGGCAGTGCGAGCAAGAGCGAGAGCTGCTGCCCGGGCTGCTGGGCCTGGTAGGGGGCGTGGCTAGCACCGACAGCAGCGGACTGAGGCTTGGGGGACCTGGAGCCCTGTGGAGCCAGTATTGGACCTTGCTGTGGGCAGCCTGTGCTAAGTGTTTGGACCTACGCGTGGGACCCTGGGAGGACCCTAGAGCAGTGGCACAAGAGCTGAGTCAGGCACTGTGTCAAG GTTTTAGTCCACACTGGCCTGGAACGccggcctcagcctcctgcctcctgagagccACCGTGCCTGACTTGAGTGGAGTCGGCAGGAGCTGCCACCAGGGAGGTTTTGTTTCCAGgcttccttcatttctcccaTCAGCAACCCTGCCTCAGGAGTGTGAGAAGGAGCTGTTGTCTCTGTGTCACAGCCTGTTTCACCAGTCTGTCATCTGCAGCTGGGACCAAG GTCTTACGCCTGTCGCTCTGGGGCTCTGTACCCTGCAGACCACCTTGCTCTGGTTTGTGGGCAGAGCTCAGCAGCACCTGGCAGCGTGGGACCCCGGTTCCTTCTTGCGCCTGCTCCAGAAGGACCTGCCT CCTCTTCTGTCTGAGGTGGAGGCGCTGTCCAGCCTGGCCTCCGAGGCAGCGCTCACTCTGGAGGTGGAGCAGCAGCTGGGCCTAGAGATCCACAAGTTGACTGCAAAGATGCAG CTCCTGCCCAAAGAGTCACTGGGTCTGTTTGTCCAAGAATGCCATAAACAAGCCACACAAGGCTTCAAGCTCCACATGCCAAGGGGTCGATACTGGAGACTTCGATTGTGTCctg AACCTCCCAGTGACCCTAGTGAGTACGCTCGGATAGTGGTCTACTCTGTGTTGGAGCCTGTGTTGCAAGGACTCCGGGGATTGCCACCTGAAGCCCAAGCCCCTGCCCTCGGCCAGGCACTGACAGCCACACTGGGCGCCTGGCTTGACCACATCCTCACCCATGGGATCCGGTTCAG CCTGCAGGGGGCGCTGCAGCTCAAGCAAGACTTCGGAGTGGTCAGGGAGGTTCTGGAACAGGAGCAGTGGGGCCTGTCGCAGGAGCTTCGCCAGACTCTGCTCTCACTCAGCATCTTCCAGCAGCTAGATGGGGCCCTGCTGTGTCTCCTGCAACAACCCCTGCCCAAGAATCCAGTCCACAGAAGACCTCCCCGTTGCT gtTTCTGTAATGAGGTCCAGACCACTGAACTGCCCACCAGCAGCCTCAACAGCCTGGAAAACTTGGCACCCCCTCTTCGTCTTGGAGTCTCCCCTGCCCAGAACACTCACCTGCTAAGCACCCTGGGGGGAGGAGGacgagggggaggaggagggggaggacctAGTCCTGAGGCTTACCTGGCGGGAAACCAGCAAGCCTGGCTTGCCCTGAGGCTGCACCAACACCCGCGTTGGcacctgccttttctttcttgcctGAGGAAAAGTCCTGAACCCTAA
- the Mrpl53 gene encoding 39S ribosomal protein L53, mitochondrial, with amino-acid sequence MAAALARLGLRPVKLVRVQFCPFEKNVESTRTFLQAVSSEKVRSTNLNCSVIADVRHDGSEPCVDVLFGDGYRLIMRGAHLTSQEMLSALASHIRERNAAAASAPGADKVAPGTSTRR; translated from the exons ATGGCGGCGGCTTTGGCTCGGCTCGGACTACGGCCGGTCAAGCTGGTTCGAGTTCAGTTCTGCCCGTTTGAGAAGAATGTGGAGTCCACAAG GACCTTCCTCCAGGCGGTGAGCAGCGAGAAAGTCCGTTCCACCAACCTCAACTGCTCCGTGATCGCCGACGTGAGGCACGACGGCTCTGAGCCCTGCGTGGACGTGTTGTTCG GAGATGGGTATCGGCTGATTATGCGCGGTGCCCACCTCACCTCTCAAGAAATGTTAAGTGCCTTGGCCTCCCACATCCGGGAAAGGAACGCCGCTGCAGCATCTGCACCTGGCGCAGACAAGGTCGCCCCGGGTACGAGTACCCGCCGCTGA